The following are from one region of the Streptomyces rubrogriseus genome:
- a CDS encoding helix-turn-helix transcriptional regulator: protein MATLGGDLDDAEHRRKRGRPPVGPCLQRAFRARIEALSPPAQLLTVLAAAEEHGDRLTVQRAGRASGAGDAVWEEVTNAGLLHVAGNRVGFRHPVVSRAVYEGCGAATRRRAHRALAATMPDEAEERAWHLAALVHGRDEDVARLLERTAVRSRLRGATNTAARAWWRAAELSAVPIDASQRLAEAARASWDAGWAATAQRLLDDAERLAPGAHVARRSRGLRGIMEFARGMPEMAHHFLITDMKRVPEPGTALELGTLAMRAAWSVGRGDLRDRALELLLEDDVAGRTGLPGTLAWWSDDVSADAAPADIPDLGDAAARVRTTILPLLPPTPLALAWGIDEPMADALRRRLPRLRRRSERARLAAALAQTAMLDNAAGRWPQAESSAAEGLRLAQDLGADHIASHCRTSLGWLAAARGDERAVAEATARTLETSLPQGVRALSAAAYWNRGMASLFRERPEEALDILVRLTEPGHGAEHPTFALLTALDTAEAAVRVGRSDLADERVRVLEAWARHTGAPWARCAAHVTRGLLGGARAEGAFRAALDVPGARSHALLYARAQLSYGEWLRRGRRRTDARVRIGAALEAFERLGAEPLRQRAQREQDLTGAPGRRGSSDTRAMNQLTAQEQRVAELAAEQLTNREIGVQLRISHRTVGHHLGNVFAKLGINTRTELSHLHAGCEPP, encoded by the coding sequence CTGGCCACGCTCGGGGGCGACCTCGACGACGCCGAGCATCGCCGGAAGCGAGGACGACCGCCCGTCGGGCCGTGCCTGCAGCGGGCTTTCCGTGCCAGGATCGAGGCCCTGAGCCCTCCGGCGCAGTTGCTGACCGTGCTCGCGGCGGCCGAGGAGCACGGCGACCGGCTCACGGTGCAGCGGGCCGGACGTGCGTCGGGTGCCGGTGACGCCGTCTGGGAGGAAGTGACCAACGCGGGCCTGCTCCACGTGGCGGGCAACCGCGTCGGTTTCCGGCACCCGGTCGTGAGCAGAGCCGTCTACGAGGGCTGCGGTGCCGCGACGAGGCGCCGGGCTCACCGCGCCCTGGCCGCCACGATGCCGGACGAGGCGGAGGAGCGCGCATGGCATCTCGCCGCCCTGGTCCACGGACGCGATGAGGACGTCGCGCGGCTCCTCGAACGGACCGCCGTCCGCTCCCGGCTCCGCGGGGCCACGAACACGGCGGCACGGGCGTGGTGGCGGGCCGCCGAACTGTCGGCCGTACCGATCGACGCCTCACAACGCCTTGCCGAGGCGGCCAGGGCTTCCTGGGACGCCGGGTGGGCAGCCACGGCGCAGCGCCTGCTCGATGACGCGGAACGGCTGGCCCCCGGTGCTCACGTCGCCCGGCGGAGCCGGGGCCTGCGGGGGATCATGGAGTTCGCCCGGGGCATGCCCGAGATGGCGCACCACTTCCTGATCACCGACATGAAGCGCGTCCCGGAACCGGGAACGGCGCTGGAACTGGGCACGCTGGCCATGCGCGCCGCCTGGTCCGTCGGACGCGGCGACCTGCGGGACAGAGCGCTGGAGCTGCTGCTCGAAGACGACGTCGCGGGCCGGACCGGATTACCCGGCACGCTTGCCTGGTGGAGCGACGACGTGTCCGCCGACGCGGCGCCGGCGGACATCCCCGACCTCGGTGATGCCGCCGCGCGGGTCCGTACGACCATCCTGCCGTTGCTGCCGCCGACACCCCTCGCCCTGGCCTGGGGGATCGACGAGCCGATGGCGGATGCGCTGCGCCGCCGGTTGCCGCGCCTGCGGCGGCGCAGCGAGCGCGCTCGGCTCGCCGCCGCCCTGGCCCAGACCGCGATGCTGGACAACGCTGCCGGCCGCTGGCCGCAAGCGGAGTCCTCGGCCGCGGAGGGACTGCGGCTGGCCCAGGACCTAGGTGCCGACCACATCGCCTCCCACTGCCGCACCAGCCTGGGCTGGCTCGCCGCGGCGCGTGGTGACGAACGCGCCGTCGCGGAGGCCACCGCCAGGACTCTGGAGACGTCACTCCCGCAGGGCGTCCGCGCGCTGAGCGCCGCCGCGTACTGGAACCGCGGCATGGCCTCGCTGTTTCGCGAGCGCCCCGAGGAAGCACTGGACATCCTGGTGCGCCTGACCGAGCCGGGCCATGGCGCGGAACACCCGACCTTCGCGCTCCTGACCGCTCTCGACACGGCCGAGGCGGCCGTGCGCGTCGGCAGGAGCGACCTCGCGGACGAACGGGTACGGGTGCTCGAAGCCTGGGCGCGACACACGGGAGCGCCGTGGGCCCGCTGTGCCGCGCACGTCACGCGCGGGCTCCTCGGCGGCGCCCGGGCCGAGGGTGCCTTCCGGGCCGCACTCGACGTGCCGGGTGCCCGATCCCATGCGCTGCTCTACGCGCGCGCTCAGTTGTCCTACGGCGAGTGGTTGCGACGGGGCCGCCGGCGGACCGATGCGCGCGTCCGGATCGGCGCTGCCTTGGAGGCGTTCGAGCGGCTCGGTGCCGAGCCGCTGCGCCAACGCGCGCAGCGCGAGCAGGACCTCACCGGAGCGCCGGGCCGCCGGGGAAGCTCGGACACCAGGGCGATGAACCAGCTCACCGCCCAGGAACAGCGAGTCGCCGAACTGGCCGCCGAACAGCTGACGAATCGCGAGATCGGCGTACAGCTGCGGATCAGCCACCGCACCGTGGGCCACCACCTCGGGAACGTGTTCGCCAAGCTCGGCATCAACACCCGAACCGAGCTGAGCCACCTTCACGCCGGTTGTGAGCCACCGTGA
- a CDS encoding ATP-binding protein, with protein MRCARGGPGDQAATGAAPTELFGRREETAVLDGLLTQARGGSGGALVVWGEPGIGKSALLRHVHGQAAGFVRLSHSATRPESDLAFAGLHGLLRPLADRVELLATAQAAAVRTALGLSGEPTDRLVVGAAVLSLLRGLAERQPVLVVVDDGQWLDEATALCLGFVARRVGAHPVVVVLADHSDPAARPWEGVADVRVDGLSDESAQQLVAAVAPLTDEATRRRGDEATRRRGDEATRRRGDEAEHGPGGRGATPWRCTNWPRSGATSTTPSIAGSEDDRPSGRACSGLSVPGSRP; from the coding sequence ATGCGGTGCGCGCGTGGCGGGCCCGGTGACCAAGCTGCGACAGGGGCAGCGCCGACGGAGCTGTTCGGACGCCGCGAGGAGACCGCGGTTCTCGACGGGCTGCTTACGCAGGCCCGCGGCGGGAGCGGTGGCGCGCTCGTGGTGTGGGGCGAGCCGGGTATCGGCAAGTCAGCTCTGCTTCGCCACGTGCATGGCCAGGCCGCGGGCTTCGTCCGGCTGAGCCACTCGGCCACCCGGCCCGAGTCGGACCTGGCTTTCGCGGGGCTGCACGGGCTGCTGCGACCGCTGGCCGATCGTGTCGAGCTGCTGGCGACGGCCCAGGCCGCCGCTGTGCGTACGGCGCTCGGGCTGAGCGGTGAGCCGACGGACCGCCTGGTGGTCGGGGCGGCCGTGCTGTCGCTGCTCCGCGGACTCGCCGAGCGGCAGCCCGTGCTCGTCGTGGTGGACGACGGGCAGTGGCTCGACGAGGCCACCGCGCTGTGCCTGGGGTTCGTCGCCCGACGCGTGGGAGCGCATCCCGTGGTCGTCGTGCTCGCCGATCACAGCGATCCGGCCGCCCGGCCCTGGGAAGGCGTGGCCGACGTGCGGGTCGACGGCCTGAGCGACGAGAGCGCGCAGCAGCTTGTGGCGGCCGTGGCGCCGCTCACCGACGAGGCGACGAGGCGACGAGGCGACGAGGCGACGAGGCGACGAGGCGACGAGGCGACGAGGCGACGAGGCGACGAGGCGGAGCATGGTCCGGGAGGCCGGGGGGCAACCCCTTGGCGCTGCACGAACTGGCCACGCTCGGGGGCGACCTCGACGACGCCGAGCATCGCCGGAAGCGAGGACGACCGCCCGTCGGGCCGTGCCTGCAGCGGGCTTTCCGTGCCAGGATCGAGGCCCTGA
- a CDS encoding MBL fold metallo-hydrolase has product MCQSSQKPIRVEETPSFYGIEPYGFPRAGADDPLDPADYYPPYFQSEHFQKYGYHVEELRGGFYWVTSAGYDAAFVVTEEGVVAIDAPPTLGENMLAAIEDVTDRPVTHVIYSHWHADHIGAASVFGPDVEIVAHRITKELLERFPDPKRPLPTRTFDDELVLEVGGVSLQLSYKGENHCPGNIFIYAPRQKVLTAVDIVSPGSVTFMHCDASQNISGWYEAQSRILEYDFDYFVGGHHMHYGTYEQVKLCVEYFADVLEGATAAVERFSRSDALVDIVTGTGWDRIFVGTENWISSMANYTTRHVLEKETSDGRLWWERLAGATTQTKYHAYTVLESIRLERPRPDYRLRGENPPVFLT; this is encoded by the coding sequence ATGTGCCAGAGCAGTCAGAAACCCATCAGGGTCGAAGAAACCCCGAGCTTCTACGGGATCGAACCTTATGGGTTCCCCCGCGCGGGGGCGGACGACCCGTTGGACCCCGCGGACTATTACCCCCCGTATTTCCAGAGCGAGCACTTCCAGAAGTACGGCTACCACGTGGAAGAACTGCGCGGCGGCTTCTACTGGGTCACCAGTGCCGGCTACGACGCCGCGTTCGTGGTGACCGAGGAGGGCGTGGTCGCGATCGACGCGCCCCCGACGCTGGGCGAGAACATGCTGGCGGCGATCGAGGACGTCACCGACCGACCGGTGACCCACGTCATCTACAGCCACTGGCACGCCGATCACATCGGCGCGGCCTCCGTGTTCGGTCCCGACGTCGAGATCGTCGCCCACCGCATCACCAAGGAACTCCTGGAGCGCTTCCCCGACCCGAAGCGTCCCCTGCCGACGAGGACGTTCGACGACGAACTCGTCCTCGAAGTGGGCGGCGTGAGCCTGCAGCTCTCCTACAAGGGGGAGAACCACTGCCCCGGCAACATCTTCATCTACGCACCGCGGCAGAAGGTGCTCACGGCCGTGGACATCGTCAGTCCGGGAAGCGTCACGTTCATGCACTGCGACGCCTCGCAGAACATCTCCGGCTGGTACGAGGCTCAGTCCCGGATCCTCGAATACGACTTCGACTACTTCGTCGGCGGGCACCACATGCATTACGGCACCTACGAGCAGGTGAAGCTGTGCGTGGAGTACTTCGCCGACGTGCTCGAGGGGGCGACTGCGGCGGTCGAGCGGTTCAGCCGCTCGGATGCGCTCGTCGACATAGTGACCGGCACCGGCTGGGACAGGATCTTCGTCGGTACCGAGAACTGGATCAGCTCCATGGCGAACTACACCACCCGCCACGTCCTCGAGAAGGAGACGAGCGACGGCCGGCTCTGGTGGGAACGGCTGGCAGGAGCCACCACCCAGACCAAGTACCACGCGTACACCGTGCTGGAATCGATCCGCCTCGAACGGCCCCGGCCCGACTACCGCCTGCGGGGCGAGAATCCTCCGGTCTTCCTGACCTGA
- a CDS encoding alpha/beta fold hydrolase, whose translation MPAVLVHGVPDTHRLWDTVRSHLQREDVLTIDLPGFGVPLPEGFTSTKEEYLDWLIERIEEIGEPVDLVGHDWGSLLTGRLASVRPELVRTWTGISGPIDPEYPWHYLAKIWQTPGEGEQWMADLDLEEFAASLNEAQMPRDAADEAVRHIDATMKASILALYRSAIEVGAEWKPGLSKVTAPALVIWGLDDPFLPHRFADELGNATRARAVFKLRSSHWPMIERPADVARELEAHWAHV comes from the coding sequence ATGCCTGCAGTCCTCGTCCATGGTGTACCTGATACCCACCGGCTTTGGGACACCGTCCGTTCCCATCTTCAGCGCGAAGATGTTTTGACGATCGATCTCCCCGGGTTTGGCGTACCCCTGCCAGAGGGATTCACGTCGACGAAGGAAGAGTATCTCGATTGGCTCATTGAGAGGATCGAGGAAATCGGCGAACCCGTCGACCTGGTCGGTCATGACTGGGGGTCTCTACTCACGGGCCGTCTCGCGTCTGTCCGACCGGAACTGGTGCGGACATGGACAGGCATCAGCGGTCCCATCGATCCGGAGTATCCGTGGCACTATCTTGCCAAGATCTGGCAGACGCCGGGCGAGGGCGAGCAGTGGATGGCGGACCTCGACCTCGAGGAGTTCGCGGCAAGCCTCAACGAGGCGCAGATGCCGCGCGACGCGGCAGACGAAGCGGTCCGGCACATCGATGCCACGATGAAGGCAAGCATTCTCGCCCTTTACCGTTCGGCGATCGAGGTCGGGGCGGAGTGGAAGCCGGGTCTGAGCAAGGTGACCGCACCAGCGCTAGTGATCTGGGGCCTGGACGATCCGTTCCTTCCTCACCGCTTCGCCGACGAGCTCGGTAATGCCACACGCGCACGTGCCGTCTTCAAGCTGCGCAGCTCGCACTGGCCGATGATAGAGCGTCCGGCCGATGTCGCGCGCGAACTTGAGGCCCACTGGGCTCACGTGTAA
- a CDS encoding LLM class flavin-dependent oxidoreductase yields the protein MSDYGHELWFGSFITPTAHPPQAPVELAQTSERAGLDLVSFQDHPYQSAFQDTWTLMSYVAARTERIRISGNVLSLPLRPPAVLARAAASLDRLTGGRVELGIGAGAFWDGIVAMGGRRLEPAQAVRAVEEAVGVIRGLWATDETGPLRVTGEFYTVNGAKRGPAPAHRIPIRIGAYKPRMLRLTGRIADGWLPSLGFLPEGPASLRAMNEQIDEAASAAGREPAAVSRLLNLSGRFTSGAGGGLLQGTPGDWAEQIADLALQYGVSGFILASDDPADLNLFGHEVAPRARELVQSERVT from the coding sequence ATGAGCGACTACGGCCACGAACTGTGGTTCGGCAGCTTCATCACCCCCACCGCCCACCCGCCTCAGGCGCCGGTCGAGCTGGCCCAGACCTCCGAGAGGGCCGGCCTCGACCTGGTCAGCTTCCAGGACCACCCCTACCAGTCGGCGTTCCAGGACACCTGGACCCTGATGTCGTACGTCGCCGCACGCACCGAACGGATCCGGATCAGCGGCAACGTGCTGAGCCTTCCGCTGCGGCCCCCGGCCGTGCTGGCCCGCGCCGCCGCGAGCCTGGACCGGCTGACCGGCGGGCGAGTCGAACTGGGCATCGGCGCGGGCGCGTTCTGGGACGGCATCGTCGCGATGGGAGGCCGCCGGCTCGAACCGGCCCAGGCCGTGCGGGCGGTGGAGGAGGCCGTGGGCGTGATCCGGGGGCTGTGGGCCACCGACGAGACCGGTCCCCTCCGTGTCACCGGGGAGTTCTACACCGTGAACGGCGCCAAGCGCGGCCCGGCACCCGCCCATCGCATCCCGATCCGCATCGGTGCCTACAAGCCGCGCATGCTCCGGCTGACGGGCAGGATCGCCGACGGTTGGCTGCCCTCCCTGGGTTTCCTGCCCGAGGGCCCGGCATCGCTGCGCGCGATGAACGAGCAGATCGACGAGGCCGCCTCCGCCGCCGGTCGGGAGCCCGCGGCGGTCAGCCGCCTGCTCAACCTGAGCGGCCGATTCACGTCCGGCGCCGGCGGCGGCCTGTTGCAGGGGACTCCCGGCGACTGGGCCGAACAAATCGCCGACCTCGCCCTGCAGTACGGCGTGTCCGGGTTCATCCTCGCCTCGGACGATCCTGCCGACCTGAACCTCTTCGGTCACGAGGTCGCGCCGCGCGCCCGCGAACTCGTCCAGTCCGAACGCGTGACGTGA
- a CDS encoding Gfo/Idh/MocA family protein — MTNSAHTRIGVGLVGASTDWGWGAIAHVPALQALDAFQIRAVSTTRMESANATARRLGVDLAFDTHEALVERPEVDLVVVAVKVPEHKRIVSDALAAGKMVYCEWPLARNLSEAEALEGFARERGLRTVVGLQGGLHPPILFLRDLIAQGVIGKPLSTSIRAHLSDAMWVGRYDPPVEYMADAKHGATLLSIMLGHGLEPLARVLGTFESLSAVVANQRGDGVRLSDGASLPKDTPDEIVVAGVLEGGIVTSLHYSAGQSAGSAMVWEIQGTEGSVRVESASGYIHFTDLTITLRRGSEPVRVLQVAPAYAAPDLQLDAPAAGVARLYAQFAADLRDGTADAPDFAVALDRHRVLEAITRAAETGHRQHLSRPTE, encoded by the coding sequence ATGACGAATTCAGCACATACCCGGATCGGCGTCGGCCTTGTCGGGGCCAGTACCGATTGGGGTTGGGGCGCAATTGCTCACGTCCCGGCGCTGCAGGCGCTCGACGCGTTCCAGATCCGCGCCGTCAGTACGACTCGTATGGAGAGCGCGAACGCGACCGCTCGTCGGCTGGGCGTCGATCTCGCCTTCGACACACATGAGGCTCTGGTCGAGCGACCGGAGGTCGACCTGGTGGTGGTTGCGGTCAAGGTGCCGGAGCACAAGCGGATTGTTTCCGACGCGCTGGCCGCGGGCAAGATGGTTTATTGCGAATGGCCGCTCGCAAGAAACCTGTCGGAGGCCGAAGCGCTGGAGGGGTTTGCCCGCGAGCGGGGGCTGCGGACGGTTGTCGGGTTGCAGGGCGGCCTGCATCCGCCGATCCTCTTCCTTCGCGACCTCATCGCGCAGGGCGTGATCGGCAAGCCGCTCAGCACGAGCATCCGAGCGCATTTGTCCGACGCCATGTGGGTCGGCCGGTATGACCCGCCGGTCGAGTACATGGCTGACGCAAAGCATGGCGCCACGCTTCTGAGCATCATGCTCGGCCACGGGCTCGAACCGCTCGCCCGCGTGCTCGGCACGTTCGAGAGTCTGTCCGCCGTCGTCGCCAATCAGCGCGGTGACGGCGTCCGCCTCTCCGATGGCGCGTCGCTGCCGAAGGACACGCCGGATGAGATCGTCGTCGCCGGCGTTCTCGAAGGCGGGATCGTCACTTCGCTGCACTACAGTGCCGGGCAGTCCGCCGGCTCGGCGATGGTATGGGAGATCCAGGGCACCGAGGGCAGTGTGCGTGTGGAGTCGGCGTCGGGCTACATCCATTTCACCGATCTCACCATCACGCTGCGCCGCGGCAGCGAGCCCGTCCGAGTGCTACAGGTCGCCCCCGCCTATGCGGCTCCCGACCTGCAACTCGACGCACCCGCAGCGGGGGTCGCCCGCCTCTACGCCCAGTTCGCCGCCGACCTCCGCGACGGAACCGCCGATGCGCCGGATTTCGCGGTCGCACTCGATCGCCACCGGGTGCTCGAGGCGATCACACGGGCCGCTGAAACAGGTCATCGGCAGCATCTGTCCCGCCCGACCGAATGA
- a CDS encoding NADP-dependent oxidoreductase: protein MKAVVITSFGEPSVLRVAEAPRPVPGRGQVLVRVHAAGVNPAEIQARAGAFGLRAPAILGFEFAGVVEAVGPGVDEDVVGNRVAGWPDSATQGSYAEYTVSSNFATIPDGVSFEEAAATVIGADNAARALGLLNIRPGETLVVTGASGALGSAAVQFARQRGVTAIGVAGTANADFVRSLGATPVAHGPGLVDGIRAAAPGGVDAALDTVGNGLVPALVDLLGGPGRIVTLADPDAAQHGVVFSPGGSWNRDRGPVQEALNLIAAGAWTARIGRSFPLDEAADAHRLVATGHTHGKVILLP from the coding sequence ATGAAAGCCGTCGTCATCACCTCGTTCGGCGAACCCTCCGTGTTGCGGGTTGCGGAGGCTCCGCGACCGGTGCCGGGTCGGGGTCAGGTACTGGTGCGGGTTCACGCCGCCGGGGTGAACCCCGCGGAGATCCAGGCACGCGCCGGAGCGTTCGGCCTGCGTGCTCCCGCCATCCTCGGATTCGAGTTCGCCGGCGTCGTCGAGGCGGTCGGCCCGGGCGTCGACGAGGACGTGGTCGGCAACCGCGTCGCGGGCTGGCCGGACTCCGCCACCCAGGGCTCCTACGCCGAGTACACGGTCAGCAGCAACTTCGCGACGATCCCCGACGGCGTTTCCTTCGAGGAGGCCGCGGCCACTGTCATCGGCGCCGACAACGCGGCGAGGGCTCTCGGCCTTCTGAACATTCGCCCGGGTGAAACGCTCGTGGTCACCGGCGCGAGCGGTGCTCTGGGCAGCGCAGCCGTGCAGTTCGCGCGACAGCGCGGTGTGACGGCGATCGGCGTCGCCGGGACTGCCAACGCCGACTTCGTCAGGAGTCTCGGGGCGACCCCTGTCGCCCACGGCCCGGGCCTGGTCGATGGCATCCGTGCCGCCGCTCCGGGCGGGGTCGATGCCGCGCTCGACACCGTCGGCAACGGGCTCGTTCCCGCCCTCGTCGATCTTCTCGGCGGCCCCGGCCGGATCGTGACGCTCGCCGACCCCGATGCCGCACAACACGGCGTCGTATTCAGCCCCGGAGGCAGCTGGAACCGCGACCGCGGCCCTGTCCAGGAAGCCCTGAATCTGATCGCCGCCGGCGCATGGACCGCACGCATCGGCCGGAGCTTCCCACTCGACGAGGCCGCCGACGCTCATCGCCTCGTCGCCACGGGCCACACCCACGGCAAAGTCATCCTCCTTCCCTGA
- a CDS encoding SDR family NAD(P)-dependent oxidoreductase — translation MTARASTYWPTTPGRSSGARHVTADGFEETFQVNYLAPFLLTNLLLDTLLASQALVVQTSSNAARVSARVDLDDLDNARNYSPVRAYGNAKLELVLFTRELHDRYHEQGLSAVAFHPGGVASNFAQTSRSPVGTLFRTPVPRLLFQSPQKAARQLLRFVTRTPEECVVSGAPQLWEATTASLDLNKR, via the coding sequence ATCACTGCCCGCGCATCGACGTACTGGCCAACAACGCCGGGGCGATCCTCGGGGGCCCGCCATGTCACAGCAGACGGTTTTGAGGAGACGTTCCAGGTCAACTATCTCGCGCCGTTCCTGCTGACCAACCTGCTGCTGGACACCCTGCTGGCTTCTCAGGCCCTCGTCGTGCAGACCTCAAGCAACGCCGCACGAGTGTCAGCACGCGTCGACCTGGACGACCTCGACAATGCGCGGAACTACTCACCCGTACGCGCCTACGGCAACGCCAAGCTGGAACTCGTCCTCTTCACCCGGGAACTGCACGACCGATACCACGAGCAGGGCCTGTCCGCTGTGGCCTTCCATCCCGGCGGTGTCGCGTCGAACTTCGCCCAGACCAGCCGAAGCCCTGTGGGCACACTGTTCCGGACACCCGTGCCTCGCCTGCTCTTCCAGTCCCCGCAGAAGGCGGCACGACAGCTGCTGCGGTTCGTCACCCGCACACCCGAGGAATGCGTCGTGTCCGGTGCGCCGCAGCTGTGGGAGGCCACTACAGCATCGCTCGACCTGAACAAGAGGTGA
- a CDS encoding antibiotic biosynthesis monooxygenase has translation MTETDDVGPADVTLLTARAVEPGYEQDFREWFGRVTDTASAFPGHLGDGLFRPATAAGPWVLIHRFRDQESARHWTTSPERAALFDHCEGHHQSEVARRELTGMETLFTTAHDTPTTAPPRWKMALAAFAAVLPISLIGNGLLGPALRAWPLVARVLMLALLFSTLMTYLMMPAVTLVLRRWLYAATSTAREGPTR, from the coding sequence ATGACCGAGACGGACGACGTCGGCCCGGCCGACGTCACCCTGCTGACCGCGCGCGCTGTGGAACCCGGCTACGAGCAGGACTTCCGGGAGTGGTTCGGGCGGGTGACAGACACCGCCTCAGCGTTTCCCGGACACCTGGGGGACGGGTTGTTCCGGCCTGCCACGGCCGCCGGGCCATGGGTTCTGATCCACCGGTTCCGCGACCAGGAGTCCGCGCGGCACTGGACGACGTCACCTGAGCGGGCCGCACTGTTCGACCACTGCGAGGGCCATCATCAGAGCGAGGTGGCGCGTCGCGAACTCACCGGAATGGAGACCCTGTTCACCACTGCGCACGACACGCCCACGACGGCGCCGCCTCGGTGGAAGATGGCGCTCGCCGCCTTCGCGGCCGTACTCCCGATCTCCCTGATCGGCAACGGTCTGTTGGGGCCGGCGCTCCGTGCCTGGCCGCTTGTGGCGCGGGTGCTGATGCTCGCGCTGCTGTTCAGTACGTTGATGACGTATCTGATGATGCCGGCTGTGACCCTCGTCCTGCGCCGTTGGCTCTATGCCGCCACCTCGACCGCCCGCGAGGGACCGACGCGATGA
- a CDS encoding aldehyde dehydrogenase family protein → MPKSETLPHARHYIDGQWQDSGSRGESRSPATNGLLGTFADGGAREARAAVAAARRAFNTTAWSRDRHRRAAALHELADRLEQRKDELITLLARENGKVLSEAAIEVEGTIPKLRYHAALALTDHGRAGEVRPGMYSMTLREAAGVAAVIVPWNSPVILSARSFAPALAAGCTVVMKMPAQTGLVNGVLSEIIADTPSLDPGVFNVFTESGNAGAPELVSSPDVDVLSYTGSTAVGRVIMEQAAPTLKTLSMELGGKTPMLVFDDADLDAVVPVLTKAVTMFAGQFCMTGSRILVQSGVADELRRRLVAALETVRVGPGDDPASEMGAMIDEGNAQRVEQTVAAAADYATVLVRGKRDRALLGPSLIEVADVSSPIVQREVFGPVATFEVFDSEADAVARANATEFGLAASIWTRDVDRPLRVGRELQTGTVWTNTWAMIHDQFEEGGFKQSGVGRLNGIRGIEEFQETKHLVHVAPQL, encoded by the coding sequence ATGCCCAAGTCCGAAACCCTGCCGCACGCGCGCCACTACATCGACGGGCAGTGGCAGGACTCCGGCTCCCGCGGCGAGTCCCGCAGCCCCGCGACGAACGGCCTGCTCGGCACCTTCGCCGACGGCGGTGCGCGGGAGGCGAGGGCCGCCGTGGCCGCGGCCCGAAGGGCCTTCAACACCACCGCCTGGTCCCGCGACCGTCACCGGCGTGCGGCAGCGCTGCACGAACTGGCCGACCGGCTCGAGCAGCGCAAGGACGAACTGATCACCCTCCTGGCGCGGGAGAACGGGAAGGTGCTTTCCGAGGCGGCCATCGAAGTCGAAGGCACCATCCCCAAGCTCCGCTACCACGCGGCGCTGGCCCTCACCGACCACGGCAGGGCCGGCGAAGTACGGCCCGGCATGTACTCGATGACCCTGCGCGAAGCGGCGGGCGTCGCCGCGGTGATCGTGCCGTGGAACTCACCGGTCATCCTCTCGGCGCGTTCCTTCGCACCCGCCCTGGCGGCCGGCTGCACCGTGGTCATGAAGATGCCGGCGCAGACCGGCCTGGTCAACGGAGTGCTGAGCGAGATCATCGCCGACACGCCGAGCCTGGACCCGGGCGTGTTCAACGTCTTCACCGAGAGCGGCAACGCCGGGGCTCCGGAGCTGGTCTCCTCCCCGGACGTCGACGTGCTCAGCTACACCGGCTCCACCGCGGTCGGCCGCGTGATCATGGAACAGGCCGCCCCGACGCTGAAAACGCTGTCCATGGAGCTGGGCGGAAAGACGCCGATGCTCGTCTTCGACGACGCCGACCTGGACGCCGTCGTGCCCGTGCTCACCAAGGCCGTCACCATGTTCGCGGGCCAGTTCTGCATGACGGGCAGCCGGATACTGGTCCAGAGCGGCGTGGCCGACGAACTCCGGCGGCGGCTCGTCGCCGCCCTCGAGACGGTCCGGGTCGGGCCCGGCGACGACCCCGCCAGCGAGATGGGCGCCATGATCGACGAAGGAAACGCCCAACGGGTCGAACAGACCGTGGCCGCCGCGGCCGACTACGCCACCGTCCTCGTGCGGGGCAAGCGGGACCGGGCGCTCCTCGGCCCGTCCCTGATCGAGGTCGCCGACGTGTCCTCGCCGATCGTGCAGCGCGAAGTGTTCGGTCCGGTCGCCACCTTCGAGGTGTTCGACTCCGAGGCCGACGCCGTCGCGCGTGCCAACGCCACCGAGTTCGGCCTGGCCGCGAGCATCTGGACCCGTGATGTCGACCGCCCCCTGCGCGTCGGCCGCGAACTGCAGACCGGGACCGTCTGGACCAACACCTGGGCCATGATCCACGACCAGTTCGAGGAGGGCGGCTTCAAGCAGTCGGGAGTGGGCCGCCTGAACGGCATCCGCGGGATCGAGGAATTCCAGGAGACCAAGCACCTCGTGCATGTGGCACCGCAGCTCTGA
- a CDS encoding SDR family oxidoreductase produces the protein MKDRRVRAQSNGSRGTHWPVAPLQHPARRESVLPKTVVITGASDGTGAAAARLLVCDGHRVVAVGRSAAKTKAVADELGVHHFVADFADLHQVRTLAAQLADHCPRIDVLANNAGAILGGPPCHSRRF, from the coding sequence ATGAAGGACAGGCGCGTTCGGGCCCAGTCGAACGGATCACGTGGCACACACTGGCCCGTGGCGCCCTTACAGCATCCGGCTCGAAGGGAATCCGTCTTGCCTAAGACCGTTGTCATCACTGGTGCGAGCGATGGAACCGGAGCCGCCGCGGCGCGCCTACTGGTATGTGATGGACACCGTGTGGTCGCCGTGGGCAGGTCCGCGGCCAAGACCAAGGCGGTTGCGGACGAGCTCGGCGTGCACCATTTCGTCGCCGACTTCGCCGACTTGCACCAGGTGCGCACCTTGGCGGCACAGCTCGCCGATCACTGCCCGCGCATCGACGTACTGGCCAACAACGCCGGGGCGATCCTCGGGGGCCCGCCATGTCACAGCAGACGGTTTTGA